Part of the Benincasa hispida cultivar B227 chromosome 12, ASM972705v1, whole genome shotgun sequence genome is shown below.
CGTTATAATGGAATATTAATTGGCCTCACATAAACGATATGATGATCAGCTTGTTCAATTTTCTAAAGATGCCTCGAAGGCCAACAAAGCAGCGCCAGCTGCTGGGAACTCGACCTTTAACTTTTTCCTCATTTGCTCGAACTTCTTGTATGGTGaggaatcaaattttgaaatcgaAAGGAATGAAATCTCACCCTAAGCACGAAGGTAAGCGCGTACTTTGAGTAGTATTTTTTTCATTGAACTAATGAGTTCATTTCTTTGTGCGCTGGTATTGATACGGCAGAATTTTTAGTGAATATTATTATTCCATTTTGTTCTAATTGTAGGTAATGGTTTTATTAGGAATAGTCCTGAGCCTCGGAGTGAATCATCCGACTCTTCTTCCAGTGGCGAAGAGTTTGAAGTAAGGCTGTCTCTATCTTAATTCTTGAAAtgtttttacaataattttttattggtTAATTTTTTCTTATTCATCCATATGTATTATTGTATATGAACCGTTTTGATCTTTTCTTGTAGGAAGTTCAAGCAGACTTTGCCTTTTTTGATCCGAAACCTGATGATTTTCATGGGGTGAAGACATTGCTGCAGAACTACCTAGATGACACACAGTGGGATATTATTGGATTTTCTGATTTAATATTAGGACAAACCACCGTTGGTAGTGTTGTCAAGGTAGAGGGGGATGAAGATAATGGAGTATTCTCTTTTATCACAGCCCTTAACTTGGAAAGATATAAGGTAAGCAATATAGAAGTTTGATCCAATTctaaattctctctctctctctgccTATAGTCTTCTAGTAGTTGGTTTGTGCAGCACGGCACTCTGAACCACTCTGTCAAAGTAATTATGTGTATAGCCGTAGTGTGGGATGAAATTAAGTTTGGGGAAAGAAACTTGAGCAATTTGCTGCTTAACGACAGAGCTGTCATCTTAATAATTCTCACGTCTACTGTAACATGAACAAATGGAATTATTTAACATAAACAACCATTTCACTTGCATTATTCATGATGGTTGGGTAGGATTATTATAGATCCCGAACATATTGAAAGATAAATGATAACGAAAATACAAAGTAAACCAAGTGTTCGAGGTACTTCGGCCCTACCCACTTGACATACTCTCAAGTCCTAAGTCATTCACCATAATATTGCTTGCTTTCCCCCTTCCCTATCCGCTGTATTTATGACCAAACTTCCCTAATAAACTACTTATCTAATTACTGATATACCCTAATCCCCTAATAACCCCTAATACCTGATCCTATCAGATTCCAATGTCAAATCTTACGACTTTGTGCCAGTTCTTTTGGCTGGAGACAGAAGTTACATAAACcttttaattttagtcatcagTAAACTGTTGTGGAACTTTTGTCTTACTAGGACCATAGATCTATACTGGAGCTCAAGGAGTATCTCTCCAAAGTTTGCAAGGACAAGAATATAAAGAAGGACTTGAAGCTACTTCTGAAGGAGCAAGCATCCAGTGTAGGTCTCATAGTCTCTCAGAGAATTGTGAATCTTCCTCCCCAACTTCTGCCACCACTTTATGATGCCCTTTTTGATGAAATCTCTTGGGCTATTGAAGATGAGGTTAGATATAGTAACATTTGGGCATTCTTCTTCTCAAATATCCACTTGGACGTGTTGGTGTACTTAAAatgtgttttttgtttctttttaagccAACTAAAGAGCTCCAGGATTCCTTCCGCTTCAAATTGTATATTTTAGTCAGTAAAATTTACAAGGTATGTCTGTCTAGTACGTTTTGTACCTTTCCTAacaattattttctttcattctaTATGATCGTTGTGTGTTgtactatatatttttttcttatgtgCTGCTGTGGTTATTGGTCACTAACTACAGCTCAAGACtacaaatcataaaaaaaaaccaactccTAAAACAGAAGAGTCAATTATCTATGTTAAGGCAGAAGATGAAATATTTCACAAGGTATTTTGATACAGCATTCTTGTACCATAGTTGCTTCTTAGACTCTTCAAACtgtctaacattttttttttcttacccaAAAACTTATTTCAGTTGTGTTCATGGTCTTTTTGCTTTCCCTTGCACGTCCAACCACAGACAACTGAAGAGGCAAGTATTAAACTTACAATACTTATTCCAAATAGTTTTCTTACTTGTAAGACATCATTGTTGCATGGTTGCATTGTGCTCATTATAGAGATGGCTAGCTGAcgtgttttcttcttttcatttacTTTTATTCTGTTGTGAACATTTAACAGATCTATAATTTGTTACAATTCTTAGCTTTTGCAATGCACTTCGAGGATATCTTTTTAGTGTTACACTGTTACTAAGATAATGTATTGATTCTCTTCCACTACCGCTCACTTTTAACTACATTAGAAAATACAAGACTCAGTGAAACAAATAAAGAACTAAATGGTGCTTTGGTTAAATCTAAAAGTCTGGGCTCCTTTTTGTAACTTGCTCTCTGTTCCATCTTTCTTTGTTAGTCTCAACAAAAAGTTGGTTTTAAAGACAATATTGCTAAGAGGGTGTTTATTTGGGGTGCTGAGTTagttatattataatttgtgggttataatagtttgtaggTTATAATACTCTGTGTTTAGGTGTAGACTCTTTTAGTCtgagaaaaaaatagtaaacacaGCAACAAAGATGAAAATAGATGAttaggaaatagtaaacactccTTGATAGTTAATCgtaggttataatagttggaAATGCCAACTATTATAATTGGAACCCCAACATGAAGTGGGCTGTAATTAGCCCACTCCACCCACTTGAAGTTGGGAGCCCAAACACCCCTAAGTGATAGTAATACTGTTATGTATCCTATTGCCATCTTATTTGACCTAGCATTAGCAAGGATTACATAATTTATTGTGTTTAGGCATTGTAATTTATTCGTATTTCTGTTTTTGAATCTGTTGGTTTTCTTTGCAGCTACAAGATTACCAGTTAATGGGAATAGTAATGGCTGTTGAAGCAAGCAAAGTTCCCACATTTCGAGATGAGTTGAAATCTTTAATAAGTGAATCCTAATAGCAATTTTTGTTGTAGAACTTGTTAGTATGAGGAAGTATCCAATTTTGTTGTCAATGTGAGCCGGATGCTAATTAGTTGAGTTGTTTATTCGAGGACTTCTATTTATTGCATGAAGGATGAAAAATGtctttgaattaaaatatttcttgGCCAAAGATCCTGTGTAAATGTGGAAAAAATTGCTCGTATCATAGATATTTATATTGTTCGAAGTCTACCAAGGCCACGTATTCTAGTTTGGGAAACATTTCTTGACATTTCACTTATTGGTACCTAAAATATTAGGTAAGGTACAACTGGGTGGGGTATGGGTAAGAGATTCGAACTATAGATCTTGTGTATACTAACATACCCTTATTTTATTGCTTGCTACATTAGCTTCCTTTTAGAATGTAGGCCGGTCATCATTAAAAAATTGGGTAATTGCAATTgctagcatttttaggaataataacaaagtgtataacatcattaaaaaaattacaaatatagctaAGGATAGacctatcgttgatagactcttatcaGTGATATATATTATAGATTCCTAcaaataatatggtctatcactaataaattatttaaatttggttatatttgtaatttttttacattatgttatatttgttaatactttgggtctaatgtctatatttgcaacaggccttaaaaaataataatataagataaaaTTCTTGTGAACAAAGTATGGTATTATTGTAGGATTAGAATTTTTTTCGTACTTGATATTATCAAAGTTGGTGTTAGAGACTAGGcacatatattatttaattgttgCCTTGTCGATGGGGTTTAAAATGTTGATGTCTTAATTTTacgaaaatattaataaaaatattgatatgaCGATGatgaatatttttgaaaaattataaaacctaaaaattaaaaaaataatttattaaggaacattttatgatttgtaaataagttgacaagtttattatttatattatatttacattagtgaTATTTATGTTTCAATCGTTGTTTCTATGATATGATGAAAATGTTGATTCTTGTATTGATGTCAAATCTATGGGaatgtgaaaataaaattttaataccACGATTGTTGGTGAATGCATTTACAAAATGGGTGGatgttatttttcttcactAAGTTTAAAAATGTGTAAGTTGGATCGGCTTTCATACAAATTTAGATTATGTATAATTTTGTTCCGCCAAGTTCATTAGGAAAAAAATCTAGTACTATCAAttcctttaatttaatatttgataaatcattaaatgatttattaatttgttatttatttattttgtgacAAATAATAAATGGAGGTAGTATGAAAAATTTTcgtagtattaaaaaaaatccgtTTAATAGAAGAGATCAacaatagatttttaaaaaaataatggcCAATTAGAAAATGTTAGAACATTCTACCAATTTTGAAATATCAAATGTtgcaaattcaaataattatcaaatgttgcaaattcaaataattaaatatacttTTCAGAAGAATTAAATTTGGTTGCAAGGTTAGaggtttttttcctttctttttttttaattaattacctattaatttattttagatCTCATAATCATTAACACATATTATTATCGGACTATTGATTGTATGTTTCCTCTTGAAAATATCCAAATTATATTCAACATAGTTTAGAAAATCTTCAGTATATATAGAGTGAAAGTTCATTTTACTATTGGTCAATGAACCATACTCAAATTGCTTACTcataatgtttaaaatattactcataatgtttaaaatattgttgtcgGTGAACATGTCGAGGccttgattttataaaaatgtTGATGGAAATATCAGTAAAATGTCGATCTCCGTAGTTATTtgtagaaaatttttaaaaacaaaaaattgaaaacatctaaactaataaataaacattttacgaAAAGCAATTAAAATACTTGTTATAGTATTAAAGTCACGTTAGCCAACATTTTGTTGCTatttatttaatgttttattgGATTTGTATAATTGTCGATTCATCCTTTATATCGATGTCGAATCCATGAGTATAAAGAAATATGAAAGCATCGATTTAAATTTAATAGCATGGCACACAACCTAATCTGAAACACTAGTAAATACTTTTTATTTGTAGTCAAATTATTATATGGgcaaatagttttcattttatttcataGGAAATtgtcaaaaaatagaaaaataaaataaaatatttacagaaatagcaaaattcaattataattGTGATAGACATTGTTATCAATATCTACCATAGATAGatactgataaaagtctatcaaagtctatcaatgataaaaactACTAGAAATCTATTAttaatagaggttgatagaagccTATCATTGATATTATCTGTGATGAAAATCGATACAAGTCTAATATTGGTAGAGgtttgatagaagtttattcgtatttattattattatttttttttgggttgcCATTTCTATAAGTagttcaatatatttttttttttggtgaaaatttctcttgtcttattttattttatttatttattattattatcattattattattgttatttagtTCACAGGGGGATAATTCCATTGAGAAGATAACAGTTTATACTTCACACTGCACTACATTTCTAGTTAATTCCATTGGTTGCCTTcgatctttcttcttcttcccatgATTTCTTGCCCAAAATGTTGGCCTCTGCAATTTCAACGCCCACCAATTTCAACTTCCCCCTTTCCTATCCTAAGCGCACACTCTCAATCACTCCCATGAAGCTTTTTCCAGTTGTTGGCGCTATGGGAATTCTTAAACCCACAGACCTATCCTTCTTTCTCTATCATCTACGTTTCTCCTCAGATTCTCTCTCGAAACGCGTTGTTTTTAGGAGGGTTAGCAGTGATGGGGGTGGTGCTGTTGATTCTACACAGCAGCAGTCTGCAGCTCCTGTAGGTTTTCTGTTTCTTCATATTCTATCTGGGTTTTGTTCATCTCCGATtatcttttgtttgttttagaaTTTGGGTTATCTTTCTTTTCCCCTTTGAATTGGATGGATTCGTTTTGGGTTAAATTGCAAATTTAGTACTCAACTTCATTTCATTATGCCTACTTAATCCCAAAAATTAAGAAGTTTCACCGTGAACTTTGGTTCTAGAAttctaaaatggttaaaataacttttatcaCTTTTTAATAGAAtgaaaaatgctataaaaaggtataaaattaaatattgaattcgAAATATAgcaaaagtgattttgaacatttcaaaatcactccaaagaTGTACTTAGATTTGAACGTATTGTGTTGATTAGACTAATAAGGTATAATTTGGCACATGGGTGTTGCTGACAGAGTATAGTTTTAAGCCAAAAAGAAATTTGCCATCCTAATTCACTTTATCTAGTAGACCGACTTTTTTATACCATCACTGACATGTAGTAGATCGTCACTTCTTAGTCTAATCAATGTGCTATGCTAACATAAGTATCAATGTTAACAGCAGGAAGTTAATAAACCAAAATTGAAAGCTCAAGAACATCATTGGAACTTTCTAAATTTCAGGGATTAAATAGCTGTAATCAATGAGCATTTTGTAActaaactttattattattgttgttgttgttttttcaaGGTATAGTTTTATGGCTactttctttgtttgtttttaaaatttgtaatccACACTAAAAATACTTGCAATTCTGattgtttatattttaacttttcttGTTCTTTGACATGGTCATTGTACTGTTTGAATGGTATCAGTAATGAGTACGCAAGGTGTGTATGGAATTTGGGTTGAATGTTGATTATTAGCATGAAAGCCATAGATCTTTGGCCAAAATACAGTGTTAAATTGGAAAAATCTGCACTGATTTTCCCCCATTTTCCCCCCACGTTCTCTTGGCCTTTAGTTATTTTTCGGGATTCTTGGTAGTTTGCTATTTGTGTTAATGTTGATATGCTGTAATTGTACTCAGGGCATCAATGATGTACAGAATGATTCTTCTAGCGTTGGACACAGTTATGTGGCATTATTTGTCCGGATGCTCGGCTTAGATCATGATCCTCTCGATAGAGAACAAGCAATCATAGCTTTATGGAAATATTCCCTTGGAGGGAAGAAGCACATAGATGCCATCATGCAGTTTCCTGGATGCATAAATCTAACGGTAAATCTTCTTAGGTCAGAGTCTCTCTCTACGTGTGAAGCAGCTGCTGGCCTTCTACGGTCAATTTCTCTGGTGAACTTATATCGAGATTCAGTTGCAGAAAGTGGAGCAATTGAAGAGATAACTGGCTTGCTTAGTCAACCGTCCTTGACTCCCGAggtgtgtttttcttttctgttgTAGGATGTAATTGAGTTATATCTGAATGTAGCTGTAACTGTGCAGGTGAAGGAGCAAAGCATCTGCGTTTTGTGGAATTTGTCAGTAGATGAAAAACTCAGAACTAAGATTGCAAACCCTGATATTCTGCCATTGCTTAGTAAAAATCTTGATGATGAAGATATGAAGGTGAAGGAAGCAGCTGGAGGGGTTTTAGCAAATCTGGCTTTGAGCCCATGTAACCGTGGGGTTATTGTCGAAGCAGGCTTAATTCCCAAACTGGTAGGActtccaacccaacccaacccatttCTTGGTTTGTGGAAAAGTTAAAATTGCATTTCAAGCAGATGATGAA
Proteins encoded:
- the LOC120092602 gene encoding protein BCCIP homolog → MPRRPTKQRQLLGTRPLTFSSFARTSCMVRNQILKSKGMKSHPKHEGNGFIRNSPEPRSESSDSSSSGEEFEEVQADFAFFDPKPDDFHGVKTLLQNYLDDTQWDIIGFSDLILGQTTVGSVVKVEGDEDNGVFSFITALNLERYKDHRSILELKEYLSKVCKDKNIKKDLKLLLKEQASSVGLIVSQRIVNLPPQLLPPLYDALFDEISWAIEDEPTKELQDSFRFKLYILVSKIYKLKTTNHKKKPTPKTEESIIYVKAEDEIFHKLCSWSFCFPLHVQPQTTEELQDYQLMGIVMAVEASKVPTFRDELKSLISES